In the Calypte anna isolate BGI_N300 unplaced genomic scaffold, bCalAnn1_v1.p scaffold_26_arrow_ctg1, whole genome shotgun sequence genome, ACCGGTGGAGAAGCGGCGGGTAAAGGCGGAGCGGGAGCTGGAGGTCCCGGCGGTGGGATCAGCAGGACCGGGGGGTAATCCCAACTGCCGAACGATGTGGACGATGTTCCCCAGAGAGCGGTTAGGGCGGAAGAGCCGTGCGGTACCGGTTCCCGCACTGAGGGCAGCAAAGGCGACGAGCCCGAGTCCTCCCAGCATTGGGTTACGCAGGCGCGGCAGAAGTTATGCCCGCACTCGGCCACCAACACGGGGTCGTTGAAGTATTCCAAGCATACCGGGCACGTTAATTCATCCTGGAGGCTACGGGCAACGCTGCAAGGAGCCGGGGGAACGGTAGGAGGAGCCGGAGGTGCTTCCATCCCGGCCCGGTTGCTGCGGGAGCCCCCGCGTTACCGCTCCCTGCGTTACCGCTCCCTGCCCGACCCGCCGCCAGAATGACGGCCCGAGGGGCGTGGCCACGGagcggggagggaggggggggagagcGGGGGCGTGGTCACGCAGGCGCAAAGAGCGCGATTGGTCGGGGCAGGGGGTGGAGGGGCGTGGTTATGTAAATGAATGGGGGGAGTGGGCGTGGTTTCCCAAGCGTGGGAAGCGAGGGGCGGGGCCTGGGGCTATAGGGGGATTATAGGGGGGGCTATAGGGGGGCTATAAGTAGCTGTAACTATAATGTCGGGGTCCTATGGGGTCCCTATAGGATTGGGGGGGTCCCTATAGGGTCCTAATAGGGTTGGGGGCTCCCTGTGGGATTGGGGAGGGGGTCCCTATAGGATTGGGGGGGTTCCTATAGGATTGGGGGACGTCCCTATAGGATTGGGGGACGTCCCTATAGGATTGGGGGATGTCCCTATACCTAATAGGATTTGGGGGAGTCCTTGTAGGACTGGGGGGGTCCATATAGGATTGGGGGACGTCCCTATAGGGTCCTAATAGGGTTGGGGGCTCCCTGTAGGATTGGGGGGAGGTCCCTATAGGCTCCTAATAGGGTTAGGAGCTCCCTGTAGGGTTGGGGAGGGGGTCCCTATAGGGTTGGGTGGGGTCCCTATAGGATTGGGGGGTCCCTATAGGGTCCTAATAGGGTTGGGGGCTCCCTGTGGGATTGGGGAGGGGGTCCCTATAGGATTGGGGGGGTCACTATAGGATTGAGGAGGGTCCCTATAGGGTCCTAATAGGGTTGGGGGCTCCCTGTAGGGTTGGGGAGGGGGTCCCTATAGGATTGGGGGAGGTCCCTATAGGATTAGGGGGGTCCCTATAGGGTCCTAATAGGCTTGGGGGCTCCCTGTGGGATTGGGGAGGGGGTCTCTATAGGATTGGGGGGGTCTCTATAGGATTGGGGGGGTCACTATAGGACTGGGGGAGGTCCCTATAGGGTTCTAATAGGGTTGGGGGCTCCCTGTAGGATCAGGGGGGGTCCCTATAGGATTGGGGGACGTCCCTATAGGGCCCTAATAGGATTAGGGGGAGTCCCTGTAGGACTGGGGGGGTCCATATAGGATTGGGGGAGGTCCCTATAGGGTCCTAATAGGGTTGGGGGCTCCCTTTGGGATTGGGGGGGATCCCTATAGGATTGGGGGAGGTCTCTATAGGATTAGGGGGGTCCCTATAGGATCCTAATAGGATTGGGGGCTCCCTGTAGGACTGGGGGGCTCCCTATAGGATTGTGGGGGGTCCCTATGGAGTTCCTGTAGGACTGGGGGATCCCTGTGGGGTTCCTATAGGATAGGGGGGGgatgtttcctttaaaatcactgttttttgggggaaaaaggaCCCATTTTTGCCCTGGGCTTTACATCACCTGTCCCCCAAACGCTGCGTTCGACTTAAAAGGAGCTTCCCAGGgactttatttttaagtttttccttCAAAACCTCTATTTTCAGGGACGGTGAAAAAgccaagggaggggattctggtgaaaaagaataatatttaaatttaaatatatacattttaatataaaaacccTTTGGTCGAATTTCCCTCCCACGCAGGCTCCAACACCCCCatttctctggggttttttttcctttttttttttccatttctctcactctctctgctctgggggAGGAAATATTTCCCGCAGAGCTCTCCGTGGGGTCGGGGAGGGCAGAAATTTGGGGTAAAAAACCCTTAATTTGGGGCTTGCAACCTCAGAAActaaagggggggggggggggtgaggagggaagAGGCTCCCGCTGGCAAAATGGCGGCTCCTGCCCTCTTCCAAAATGGCGGCCGCGGCTTCAGGCGCGGCGAGAGGGAAGATGGCGGCGGCCTTCCCGCCACTGCCCGCTTAAAATGGCCCCTGGGGAGGCTGTGGGTGAAGCCTTGGCGGCCATCTTGGGTGAGGGCAACCCGCCGGCGTTGCCAAGGCAACGGGAGGGCTAAAACCCCCCTCAAAATGGCGGCTTGTGGCGCAAAGAAGGGGACgggggacggggggggggggggatttctGCGGCATCTCTGAGCCCTAAAACCCTCACCGGGCTTTTAAAACGTTTTGGAGAGATCCTCGCTACCCTCACATCATCACGTTGAGCCAAACGCCCTCTTTTTAGCCCCAAAACCAGCGCGGCAAGGGggaagggtgtgtgtgtgtgtgtgtgtgtgtgtgtgtgtggaattACGCGACAAGTCAACCCGGCCCCTTCAGTCCTCACTCGCTCCCCCCAGTCCCCTCCCCTCAGCTCCGAATTCCAAGTTTTTAACCCCAAAATGCTCCCCCCGTCAATCTCATCACCTCTAAACCTCCGGCTCCGTCGCTTCTCCCGGCTTGGCAACCGAGGAGCTCCGCGGCTCTCCCTGAGGTAAACGCACAGAGATGGCGGcgaaacccccccaaaaaaacccctttttccCACATATTCTAAGGTAAAACCAACCAACTCTAAACAATTCTTCTACTTTGCaaggtaaatttattttttttttttctttaagtttccGCCCGCTGTGCCACCAGAGGGACCTGAGAGTCGCGCGGAGCTGTTCTCTccctcctttatttttattttttttttttgtcccccccccctttttttaattttaaattccttcttttccccttctccccccccccccttgttttgtttttttttttaattttattttaatactctGGAAATCAGAAGACAccgggaccccccccccccctcccgtcCCCTTCCCTCGCATTGCACAAACCCCTCattttttgaggggaaaaacctcaaaaaaggggcttttaaaggaaaaaaaaatcaaggggGGCTCTGCAGACAACACCCCCCGAAGCCGAAGACTGCAGGTAATGAGGAGGGTGCAGAGAGGGAAgtgaaaaatggctttttattctttttccatttcaaatccATAGCTAGCAAAGCTAACACCAGAGGTAGTATTGGCCCcctaaggaatgagctgggagccctggtgacagaggatataaagaaggcagaggtgctgaacgccttctttacctctgtctttactcctgcagggtttccacgagccccagattcatttagccccagaagcagtcgagatagatgaggagtttgacatagtagatgaggattgggttagggatcagctgagtaatctggacatccataagtcgatgggtccagatggaatgcatccaagggtgctgagggagctggcggaggtcattgcttggccactctccatcatcttcagtaagtcatgggtaacaggagaggtgcctgaggactggaggatagcaaatgtcactccagtctacaagaagggcaagaaggacagactggagagttgggatgattccaatgggatgaggttcaacattccaagtgccgggtcctgcactttggccacaacaaccccatggggagctccaggctgggcacagagtggcagaaagggagctgggagtctggattgccaggaagctgaagaggaggcagcagtgtgcccaggtggccaagaaggccaatggcatcctgggctggtggccaAGAgatccagggaagggattctgcccctggtgaggccacagcttgagtcctgtgtccagttctgggcccctcagctcaggaaggagcttgaggtgctggagcaggtgcagagaagagcaaggaggctgtgaagggatccagcagaattgctgtgaggaagggctgagggagctgggggtgttgaggctggagaagaggaggctcaggggagacctcatcactctctgcaactccctgaaaggaggttggagagttgggatgatcccaatgggatgaggttcaacattccaagtgccgggtcctgcactttggccacaacaaccccatggggagctccgggctgggcacagagtggcagaaagggagctgggagtctggattgacaggaaggtgaccatgagccagcagtgtgcccaggtggccaagaaggccaatggcatcctgggctggctcaggaacagcgtggccagcaggtccagggaagggattctgcccctgtgctcagccctggtgaggccacagcctctgagtcctgtgtccagttctgggcccctcagttcaggaaggatatcgaggtcctggagcaggtccaaaggagggaactgggctggggaagggactggagcacagatcctgtgagaagaggctgagagagctgggggtgttgaggctggagaagaggaggctcaggggagacctcatcactctctacaactccctgaaaggaggctggagccaggtgggaactggactcttttcacagacgaccttcaacaagacaagagacacagtcttaagttgtgccaggggaggtttaggttagatattagaaaagaatttcttcacggagagggtgatcaggctatggaatggactgcccggtgaggtggtgagattctccatccctggagacatttaatgTGGCACtccagtgccatggtctggaaCTGCTCCGGTggggtcaagggttggactcgatgatctctgaggtcccttccaacccggcaattctatgattctattgaTTCTAGTGATCTATGATCTATGGattcctatgattctatgatcatgattcagcagctctgagaggCTCTGCTTGCCGAGGGAAACTGAAAAACGACCAGAACGATCGGAAAACCTTGGGACAGGAGGTTTGGGAAACGGTGAAAATGACCGCACTGGAGACAGGCCATCAGCTGGGCATTGGGAATTTCCAGTGAAATCGTGCTTAGAAATTAAGGTTTAGGGGAAGGTTTTTTATTCAGCGGTGTCCTCCGTGGGTTGGgttttgcctcttttttctttttcctcttccctaaGGAATTCCACCGCCTGCggttctgtttttctcctcattctttctgcttctttctgccCCCTCAATTTGTTTttagggaaacaaaacaaacaaaaaaagggaaaattgttTAGTCAGCTCATCTCCTTCTTTcagggggggttttggggggcaCATGGAGCCCTACGTGGCGCTGGACCCGCGGCAGCGAGCGCTCTACCGCGACGTGATGCAGGAGAGCTACGAGGCACTGATGGCCCTGGGTGAGGAGAAcctgggggtggaggggggggttcaccttgggttttggggggggtctTCCACTGacttatggggtttttttttgtttgtttgtgtttttttttcctcacagaattCCCCGTTTCTAAGCCCGATCTGGACCAACCCACAGCCCTGGATCTTCACGTGCCCGGGGACAACGCGGCCACCGGTGAGCTTCCAGTTGGAGATGTTTCTGCTGGAGGTGATTCCCTCGGAAGAGGTGGTTCCCTTGGAAGAGGTggttcctctccttttcctcccacaTCCCAAGCTGTCTCCTGCCTGCCTTGtgtctccttctctccttctgcccCACAGACGAcggagcaggagcagagcaggaaccTCCTGGAGAAGCCGCCGTGAAAGAGCCCGAAGCGGTGAAACCCTCAGGTGAGGAGAATCCTTTGAGCCCCACGGAGCTGAGGGTTGGCAGGAACGGAGGAGAAGGGGCCACGACCCCCACCCAACCCCCCAACACCTGCGGCGAGTGCGGGAAGAGCTTCAGCCACAAATCAGCCCTGGTCAAACACCAGAAAATCCACAGCGGCGACCGCCCCTACCGCTGCCCCGACTGCGGCAAAACCTTCATCCAACGTTCTGACCTCACCATCCACCACCGGGTCCACACCGGGGAGCGTCCCTACGCCTGCCCCGACTGCGGCCGCCGCTTCAGCGTCAGCTCCTCCCTCCTCACCCACCAACGGACCCACGGCCCCGCCGGCACGCGGCCCAACCGCTGCCCTCAGTGCGGCCGCGGCTTCGCCGATCCCGAAGCTTTGGACCGGCACCGGAAGAGCACTCGGGTGGAAAAACCCTTTGAGTGTGGGGTCTGTGGGAAAGCTTTCTCCTGGAAACTCCCACCTGGAACGCCACCGACGCTCCACACCGGGGAGAAACCCTTCCGCTGGCGCCCGCTGCGGTCGGGCCTTCGCCTGGAGCTCCCATCTTGAGCGGCACATGCGCACCCACGCCGCCACACCTCCGAGAGGAGGGAGGTAGGAGCGAGAAGGAGCTGAAGAAGaaccccccaccacccccccaaaaatgcaCCGACTTGTGGCAAACGCCTCAACCACCAGACAGACCCTCAACAGTTTCCAGCACAAAAGGGACCCAAACTCCCCCGCTTGGCACCGAGCCCGCCGGCAGCCCGTCCCCGCCCGCCATCTTCCCGCTGCGAGCAACGCGGGGAATCTCTTGGCCAAAGCTCCGACCTCCTCCAACACCAAACACCTCCACGCCGGCGAGCGGCCCTATGCCTGCCCGGCCCTGCCACCGTTGCTTCCGTTGGGGTTCAGCCTGGCCAAGCACCAACGCGCCCACTCCCGGCAGCGAAACGCCAAAACGGCGCCGACCTCCACCCAAAATGGCAGCGTCGGCGTCGCCAAACCTTACCCGTGCGGGGCGTGCGGGAAGAGCTTCGGTTGGATCTCCCACTTGGAACGGCACCGCCGCATCCACACCGGGGAGAAACCCTTTGGCTGTGGggactgtgggaagagcttcgCCGTCAGCTCCCACCTGGAGCGGCACCGCCGCGTCCACACCGGCGAGAAACCCTTCGGCTGCGGGGACTGTGGCAAAACCTTCGCCGTCGGCTCCACGTTGCGCGCCCACCGCCGGACCCACGGCCTCCACCCCGCCCGGCCACACCTCTGCCCCGACTGCGGGAAGGGTTTCAGCTCCCCCACCAGCCTGGAAGGGCACCGGAGGCTCCACCGCGGGGAGAAACCTTTCCAGTGTGGCCTCTGTGGAAAAGGCTTCGCCTGGAGCTCCCACTACGACCGGCACCGCCTCAGCCACACCGGGGAAAAACCTTTCCCCTGCGCCCACTGCGGGAAACGCTTCGGACGCAGCTCCCACCGCAACCGCCACCAACGCGCCCACTCcccaggagaagcaggaggaggaggaggaggaggaggagagggaggaaggccAGAAAAACCTCCCCAACGTGGCAAAACCCTCGGTGCCGCCATGGCCGCTCCCCGGCGGCTCCGTGGTCCCATCCCTTGGTTGCCCACGGTTTggtgggagggtgaggggacGCCCGCCACCTCCCAACGTTGGCCTGAAGCCCCCAGCTCTGGTTCTcagcctctgccttcctcctcttcctcctcttcatccttcTCCATCGCCCCCCGGGATTGGCCCAAAGCTCTGTTGCCCCCTGCCATGAGGTGGaggcctggggagggggggacccAACCCAGCGATGCCGCTGCCCCCCAAGAGTCTTGggcttccctcccaccccccaactCCTGAGGGGGGGCTGCAAGGATGGGGCTCAAAGTCACTTCTGCGGCCGCACACCAAGAATGGTCGGTGGTGGGGGCCCTGGCTTTGTCCCCGCCTTCCTCGTCATCGCGCACGGCACCCCCGCGCGGTGCAGCAAGTGGTCGGGGAGGGGGCTTGGGGGCGTGAAAGAATCCCCAGAGGGATTTGGGGGGATGAAGGGGGGGGCAACCAGGATGAGGGACAgtttgggggtttggggtggatttggggggtttggggtggaTTTGGGGGGATTTGGGTGAGGATTTAGGGTGGGGGGAGGCATCTCTTCTCCCTCTAAACCTCATCCTCTGCCCCCGTGGTGATGAGGGGGGGAAAGgtggggggaagaggagggtgaAATCACTCCAGGactttcccttccccccttcccatGGGAGGACCAAGAGTTGGGACTTGCTTCAGGCTGATGGTTCCTTGGTGGGAccttcacccccccccccaacaagAAAAggttctgggggttttttgggatGAGCcgagggggggtttggggaggaTTGGGGGGGATTCAGGTTAATAAAGTAGaattcagcaaggaaaaaaggtgGGGAAGGGGCTTGGGGGGTGAAGATCCCAGAGGGATTTGGGGGATAAGGGGGGGGAACAGATGAGGGACAgtttgggggtttggggtgatttgggggggtttggggtgggtttggggggttttggtgAGGATTTAGGGTGGGGGGAGGGCATCTCTTCTGCTCTAAAACCTCATCCTCTGCCCCCCGTGGTGATGAGGGGGGAAAGGTGGGACCAAGAGTTGGGACTTGCTTCAAGGCTGATGGTTCCTTGTGGGACCTTCACCCCCCCcctaaaaggaaaaagttcTGGGGTCTTTTGGCGATGAGCTGAGGGGAGTTTGGGGAGGTTGGGGGGATTCAGGTAATAAAGTAGAAattcagcaagggaaaaaaaaaaaaaaaaaaccaaaaaaaggaaaaaacccactcatGTCTCTGCCTGGTTTTGTCTTTGGAGAAGATGCTGAGGAGGCGATGTGCGGAAGAACCCCAGAACCCAAGATTGGTGCTGAAGGGAGAAGCAGACACGGGGTATGGGACCAcctcccccaccaccccccttTTTATCTCCACCCCTGTGACACCAAACGTTTTGGCAGAAGGAACCAGGGCTGTGTcaccctcctgctccttcctccttcagGAGATCCACCAGCGTTTCCTCAGGAAGAGGCTTCCTCCTCCCAAAATGTCCCTTTCTGGAGGCTCCACTGGTGGGAGACATCAGGAGGGGATCAGT is a window encoding:
- the LOC115600325 gene encoding zinc finger protein 436-like, with amino-acid sequence MLPPSISSPLNLRLRRFSRLGNRGAPRLSLRGGFGGHMEPYVALDPRQRALYRDVMQESYEALMALEFPVSKPDLDQPTALDLHVPGDNAATDDGAGAEQEPPGEAAVKEPEAVKPSGEENPLSPTELRVGRNGGEGATTPTQPPNTCGECGKSFSHKSALVKHQKIHSGDRPYRCPDCGKTFIQRSDLTIHHRVHTGERPYACPDCGRRFSVSSSLLTHQRTHGPAGTRPNRCPQCGRGFADPEALDRHRKSTRVEKPFECGVCGKAFSWKLPPGTPPTLHTGEKPFRWRPLRQTLNSFQHKRDPNSPAWHRARRQPVPARHLPAASNAGNLLAKAPTSSNTKHLHAGERPYACPALPPLLPLGFSLAKHQRAHSRQRNAKTAPTSTQNGSVGVAKPYPCGACGKSFGWISHLERHRRIHTGEKPFGCGDCGKSFAVSSHLERHRRVHTGEKPFGCGDCGKTFAVGSTLRAHRRTHGLHPARPHLCPDCGKGFSSPTSLEGHRRLHRGEKPFQCGLCGKGFAWSSHYDRHRLSHTGEKPFPCAHCGKRFGRSSHRNRHQRAHSPGEAGGGGGGGGEGGRPEKPPQRGKTLGAAMAAPRRLRGPIPWLPTVWWEGEGTPATSQRWPEAPSSGSQPLPSSSSSSSSFSIAPRDWPKALLPPAMRWRPGEGGTQPSDAAAPQESWASLPPPNS